A single Methanospirillum lacunae DNA region contains:
- the purB gene encoding adenylosuccinate lyase — MAIHPIEFRYGTPEMKAVWTEEHRFRRIIDAEIALARAEAKEGMIPVEAADAIAASASDASLQRAKEIEDEIHHDMMAIVRAVSEVCGEPGRWVHYGATSNDILDTATGLQLKDSTTILNTKLRNLLKALLSRAEETKNLICMGRTHGQHGVPTTYGLRFAIWASEIGRHIERLEQMIPRVCVGQMTGAVGTQAAMGEHGINVQAFMMEFLDIGSVDVSNQVIQRDRYAEYFCFLANVATTLDKIGVEIRSMQRTEIGEVEEAFGAKQVGSSTMPHKRNPIRSEQVCGLARIVRSSVEPAFQNNTLWDERDLTNSSPERILFPEASILCDHIIKLMTTVIEGLVLKPDRIQKNLMFLHGINMAESVMIELTKRGMARQEAHEIIRVKSMEALASEKSLSSLLALTPDVTRFIPAEEIETLLNPNNYMGTSIKQVDQVVKKLMPLCS, encoded by the coding sequence ATGGCAATACATCCGATTGAATTCAGGTATGGGACGCCTGAAATGAAGGCTGTCTGGACCGAGGAACATCGGTTTCGTCGAATAATTGATGCAGAAATTGCACTTGCCCGTGCAGAAGCCAAGGAAGGAATGATTCCAGTGGAAGCTGCAGATGCTATTGCAGCATCAGCATCAGATGCGAGTCTACAACGGGCAAAAGAAATCGAAGATGAGATTCACCATGATATGATGGCCATCGTCAGAGCAGTCTCTGAAGTTTGCGGTGAACCTGGTAGATGGGTACATTATGGTGCTACATCCAATGATATTCTTGATACGGCAACCGGTCTTCAACTAAAAGATTCAACAACTATTCTTAATACAAAACTTCGGAACCTCCTTAAAGCACTCCTTTCCAGGGCTGAAGAGACAAAAAATCTGATTTGTATGGGCAGGACACATGGACAGCATGGTGTCCCCACCACTTATGGTCTCAGGTTTGCAATCTGGGCTAGTGAAATAGGGCGTCACATTGAGCGGCTAGAGCAGATGATTCCCCGTGTATGTGTAGGACAGATGACCGGTGCTGTTGGAACCCAGGCTGCAATGGGAGAGCATGGAATTAATGTTCAGGCTTTTATGATGGAGTTCCTTGATATCGGGAGCGTGGACGTGTCAAATCAGGTGATACAGCGTGATCGGTATGCAGAATATTTTTGTTTCCTTGCAAACGTGGCAACAACCCTTGATAAAATTGGTGTTGAAATTCGTTCAATGCAAAGAACCGAAATTGGCGAGGTAGAAGAAGCGTTTGGTGCCAAACAGGTTGGGTCCTCCACAATGCCGCACAAGAGAAATCCCATCCGCAGTGAGCAGGTATGTGGCCTGGCAAGAATTGTCCGATCTTCAGTTGAGCCTGCGTTTCAGAATAATACTCTCTGGGATGAACGTGATCTTACTAACTCCTCACCTGAAAGAATTCTCTTTCCTGAAGCATCCATCCTGTGTGATCATATAATCAAACTGATGACCACAGTGATCGAAGGGCTCGTGTTGAAACCAGACCGGATACAAAAAAACCTCATGTTCCTGCATGGGATCAATATGGCCGAATCGGTTATGATCGAACTAACGAAACGGGGAATGGCCAGGCAAGAAGCGCATGAAATAATCAGGGTTAAAAGTATGGAGGCACTTGCATCAGAAAAATCACTTTCAAGTCTTCTTGCCCTGACACCAGATGTGACCCGTTTTATTCCTGCCGAAGAAATTGAAACCCTTCTTAATCCTAATAATTATATGGGTACATCAATAAAACAGGTTGATCAAGTAGTAAAAAAATTAATGCCTCTCTGTTCCTGA
- a CDS encoding FxLYD domain-containing protein codes for MNGHLLPVILSITAICGIAILLFSAVTADYIPLPSFGIPPQNSVPVFDAAQYQTQTSVEKEDVTPGMTMYVQRPYGYIKSTQASQVNLSIIKTDIERISKSTSVIKGEIKNLDEKTIDLIVITFNLYNADGDQIGNAYTSIDYLAPKSTWKFVTDPIERSDFQFEQYGSIYVGVFG; via the coding sequence ATGAACGGCCACCTGTTGCCGGTGATTCTCTCTATAACTGCCATATGCGGAATTGCAATACTGCTTTTTTCAGCAGTTACAGCAGATTATATTCCATTACCATCGTTTGGGATTCCACCACAGAACTCTGTTCCTGTCTTTGATGCAGCTCAGTACCAGACACAGACTTCTGTAGAGAAAGAAGATGTTACCCCTGGTATGACCATGTATGTCCAGCGCCCATATGGATATATAAAAAGTACTCAGGCTAGCCAGGTCAATCTCTCAATCATTAAGACCGATATTGAACGTATTTCTAAGTCGACTTCAGTTATTAAAGGTGAAATCAAAAATCTTGATGAAAAGACCATAGATCTCATTGTGATCACTTTCAATCTCTATAATGCTGATGGAGATCAGATTGGAAATGCATATACTTCGATAGATTATCTGGCACCAAAATCAACCTGGAAATTTGTCACAGATCCAATTGAACGATCTGATTTCCAGTTCGAACAGTATGGTTCAATATATGTAGGTGTATTTGGGTAG
- the hxlB gene encoding 6-phospho-3-hexuloisomerase: MNQHRVQEMMRLMASRIDAIASHLSDEEVSRFIKELMEAKRIYVMGAGRSGLVAKAFAMRLMHLGMISYVVGETITPALQKGDVIVVLSGSGKTRTIAEIVQTAKEIEGRICLITSNPDSVIGNMADSCVVIENYRDKVPDESVEFDIRQMLGEHRSFAPLGTLFETAAMTFCDAVISRLMEITSTDEAELKGRHANIE; this comes from the coding sequence ATGAATCAGCATCGTGTGCAGGAGATGATGCGTCTCATGGCATCGCGAATTGACGCCATTGCCTCCCATTTATCAGACGAAGAGGTTTCCCGGTTCATCAAAGAACTTATGGAAGCTAAGCGGATCTACGTAATGGGCGCTGGAAGATCCGGCCTTGTGGCTAAAGCATTTGCCATGAGACTCATGCATCTTGGTATGATCAGTTACGTGGTAGGTGAGACTATTACACCAGCGCTACAGAAGGGTGACGTAATCGTAGTCCTTTCTGGCTCTGGGAAGACCAGGACGATTGCAGAAATAGTCCAGACTGCGAAGGAGATTGAAGGACGGATCTGTCTTATTACCTCAAACCCGGACTCGGTCATTGGAAATATGGCTGATTCATGCGTGGTAATCGAAAACTACCGCGACAAGGTCCCTGACGAGAGTGTTGAATTCGATATCCGACAGATGCTTGGTGAGCACCGTTCTTTTGCCCCACTAGGAACATTATTTGAAACGGCAGCAATGACATTCTGCGACGCAGTAATCTCCAGACTCATGGAGATCACAAGTACAGATGAAGCAGAACTAAAGGGACGGCATGCAAACATCGAGTAA
- a CDS encoding pyridoxal phosphate-dependent aminotransferase has product MKKIAQRALDIEMSGIRKFFQNAKPDSISMALGQPDFDTPNHIKKAAIQAINEGKTGYTFNAGLPELRESISKKLKSDNGLRYHPDQVIVTAGAGEALFIAIQALVDPGDRVLITDPGFVSYEACTTLAGGVMDPLSLDKNLHINVDAAIEKMKGARLLILNSPCNPTGTVESEETIRALVESANDAGVTVLSDEVYEHFIYDTKHTSAARFGEDVLTVNATSKTYAMTGWRIGYLAGHPDYIQQCLKIHQYCQTCAASISQYAAYAALTGDQTCVSVMRDEYKVRRDLLYNGLHDLGFRFPIPQGAFYAFVPMGEETTKKILDEGVIVVPGDAFGKNASEYARFSYATSRENIAAALDRIGKVVR; this is encoded by the coding sequence ATGAAAAAAATCGCCCAGCGGGCACTCGATATTGAGATGTCGGGTATCAGGAAATTTTTTCAAAATGCCAAACCAGACTCCATAAGTATGGCTCTTGGTCAGCCAGACTTTGATACACCCAATCATATAAAAAAAGCAGCAATTCAGGCAATCAATGAAGGGAAAACAGGGTACACCTTCAATGCAGGACTTCCAGAACTCAGGGAGTCAATCTCGAAAAAATTAAAATCTGATAACGGACTCAGGTATCATCCGGATCAGGTCATCGTAACTGCAGGGGCAGGAGAAGCTCTGTTCATAGCAATTCAGGCTCTTGTAGATCCAGGTGATAGGGTACTGATTACAGACCCAGGGTTTGTTTCGTATGAGGCCTGCACAACCCTTGCAGGGGGTGTGATGGATCCACTCTCCCTTGACAAAAATCTCCATATCAATGTAGATGCCGCTATAGAGAAGATGAAAGGAGCCAGACTCCTGATACTTAATTCCCCCTGTAATCCCACCGGAACTGTTGAGTCTGAAGAGACCATTCGTGCGCTTGTTGAAAGTGCAAACGATGCAGGTGTAACAGTTCTTTCTGATGAGGTGTATGAACACTTCATATATGACACGAAGCATACCAGCGCGGCACGGTTTGGTGAAGATGTTCTGACCGTGAATGCAACCAGTAAAACCTATGCTATGACAGGATGGAGGATTGGTTACCTCGCAGGTCATCCGGATTATATTCAACAGTGTCTGAAGATCCATCAATATTGTCAGACATGTGCAGCTTCAATATCCCAATATGCAGCGTATGCCGCATTGACTGGTGATCAGACATGCGTCTCAGTCATGAGAGATGAATACAAAGTACGGCGGGATTTGCTCTACAATGGCTTGCACGATCTCGGGTTCAGGTTTCCGATCCCTCAAGGTGCGTTCTATGCCTTTGTTCCCATGGGAGAGGAAACAACGAAGAAAATACTGGACGAGGGAGTTATTGTTGTTCCTGGTGATGCGTTCGGAAAGAATGCTTCAGAATATGCCAGGTTTAGTTATGCAACATCTCGAGAAAATATTGCTGCTGCGCTCGACCGTATCGGCAAAGTAGTCAGGTGA
- a CDS encoding M42 family metallopeptidase — protein MVYDLLKKLSDAHGVSGFEDNIKEIIRKELSGYVDEFREDSLGNLIAVKKGSDFSVMIASHMDEIGLMVQYIDEKGFIKFVGIGGWYNPSMYTRRVILHGTKGPVSGVLGGKPPHIMTPEDRKKEIKIDDLFIDIGATSAEEVVELGIEIGTPVTIDQQFTHLAGDRVSGKALDNRVGVAVLIEVIKQMKTPMTVYGVFTVQEEVGLKGAKVSAFALNPDIAIATDVTIPGDHPGVSRKDASPEMGKGPVLVLASAAGRGLLADRRLTTWLRSAGDKAKIPYQLEVGEGGNTDATIIHLVRDGIPSIPFSVPARYIHSPVEMVDLKDVYSSIDLLVEALKKKPKL, from the coding sequence ATGGTTTATGATTTACTCAAAAAACTCTCTGATGCCCATGGGGTATCAGGGTTTGAAGATAACATTAAGGAAATTATCAGAAAGGAACTTTCCGGATATGTAGATGAATTCAGAGAAGATTCCCTAGGAAACCTTATCGCCGTTAAGAAGGGATCTGATTTTTCCGTGATGATTGCATCACACATGGATGAAATCGGCCTTATGGTTCAATATATTGATGAGAAGGGGTTCATCAAATTCGTGGGTATTGGCGGCTGGTATAACCCAAGCATGTATACAAGAAGGGTTATTCTTCATGGAACTAAGGGGCCGGTTTCGGGCGTCCTCGGCGGAAAACCCCCACACATAATGACCCCTGAAGATCGAAAGAAAGAAATTAAAATTGATGATCTTTTTATCGATATCGGCGCCACATCTGCTGAAGAAGTAGTTGAATTAGGAATTGAGATTGGAACACCAGTCACAATAGATCAGCAATTTACACATCTTGCAGGAGACCGGGTATCAGGCAAAGCACTTGACAACCGGGTTGGTGTAGCAGTACTTATCGAAGTTATCAAACAGATGAAAACCCCAATGACGGTTTATGGGGTGTTTACAGTACAGGAAGAGGTAGGTCTCAAGGGAGCAAAGGTCAGTGCCTTTGCTCTCAACCCGGACATTGCTATCGCAACCGATGTTACAATTCCAGGAGATCACCCAGGAGTCAGCCGTAAAGATGCTTCACCAGAGATGGGGAAAGGTCCAGTACTGGTTCTAGCAAGTGCAGCAGGACGCGGCCTTCTTGCAGATAGACGCCTGACAACATGGCTGCGAAGTGCAGGTGACAAGGCAAAGATACCATATCAGTTAGAGGTAGGAGAGGGTGGTAACACAGATGCCACAATCATCCATCTGGTTAGGGATGGCATTCCAAGCATTCCATTCTCAGTTCCGGCACGGTATATCCACTCACCGGTCGAGATGGTTGATCTCAAGGATGTATATAGTAGCATAGACCTTCTCGTAGAAGCACTGAAGAAAAAACCTAAACTTTGA